The segment CTGGCCGTATGGGGAATGCTATAGAAATCCTTTACGGTCAAATACTGATTGAAGAGGCTCCTGGCCGACAGATAATCCCCTGCGTTAAACCGGAGCTGGGCCAGTTCGAGGGTCGACACGTAGAGGTTACTGTTGAGTTGCAAGGCACGCTCGAAGGCCCTTTCAGCCTCTTGTGTTGCCCCCATCCGCAAGGCACTGCGGCCCAGGTTTTCAAACGCGATAGGCCTGCCCTCGTAATTCGTGTCACTGGCCACAATTTCCAGCTGCTCGTAAGCCTCTGCATAGCGCTGCCGGCCAAACAGAAAGGCGGCGTAGTTATTGCGTGCCTGCGAATTGGTTTCGTCCAGGCGAATAGCGCGCTGAAATACTTCGTCGGCGAGTTCCAGATCCCCTTCTCGCTGGTGGACCAACGCCAGAATGTTGTAGACCTCGGAACTGCGGTTATTGATTTCTAACGCGTTGTTGATATGCCGCCGCGCGCCGGCCATATCGTTGGCATCATAATAGGCGACCGCCAGCCGGATATAATCCTGCAGCGCCTCCTCGTCCGAGGTATCGGTGTTGAAACCACCGGTGGTTGTTGTGACACAACCGGCCAATGCCAGCGTGAAGACACAAATCGCCATCTTGATGCTGATGGGGCAAATGTTCCCGGTGCCCAATAATGAACTGCTTGATCTGTGCATAATGTTATCTGTCAGCGGAAATTGTGTTACTACCTGACTGTTTCGGCAGATCTGATCGGATTCGCACCATCAGATTCGACAACAGGATGGGCTCCTGAGTTCCTGGCCTGGTGCCTGAGACTGCGACGGGTCTGATCCGCCACTTCCCCCACCAGTTGTCCGCAGGCTGCACCGATGTCATCTGCCCGCGTGGTGCGGATAGTGACTGTATAGCCTGCTTCCTGCAGTATCTGGCGAAAATTGCCGACCACATTGGCACTCGGTTTTCTGTAGTCCGACAGGGAAAACGGATTGAATGGGATCAGATTGATCTTACAGGGAAAATCCTTGAGCAGGGCGGCCAGTTCCCGGGCGTGGGCACGGTGATCGTTGACTCCCGCAATCAGCGTGTACTCGATTACCGGGACCCTGCGGTCCGGCAGACTGTCCATGTAATTCCGGGAAGCCTGCAGCAGTTGCTGGATCGGATACCGCCGGTTAATCGGCATAATCTCGCTGCGCAGCTCATCATTCGGTGCGTGCAGGGAAATAGCCAGCGAGGCATCGGTAATACCCTGCATTTTTTCAATAGCCGGTACAACACCAGAGGTGCTGATGGTCACCCGTCTTTTGGATAGACCATAGGCCTGATCTTCCATCATGAGACTGACAGCGTCCATGACGTGATCAAAATTCAGCAGTGGTTCGCCCATCCCCATCATCACGACGTTGCTGACCGGCCTGAAGGTCGGATCGTCGAAGCCACCAAGTTTGTTGTTCGCCCACCACAGCTGGCCGACAATCTCGGCCACTGTCAGGTTACTGTTAAACCCCTGCTTTCCTGTTGCGCAGAAGCTGCAGTCCAGCGAGCAACCGGCCTGGGAGGACACGCACAAGGTTCCCCGGTTCGCTTCGGGAATGTAGACGCATTCCACGCGACTGCCGCTGGCCACTTCGATTATCCATTTGAGACAACCATCAATCGAGTGGTACTCGTTGGCGATAACGGGCGGCCTGATTTCCGCGATCCCGGCCAGCCGGACGCGCAAGGCTTTGCTGATATCCGTCATCTGCTCAAACTCGGTAACACCCCGCTGGTGTATCCAGCGCAGCATCTGGGTGGCCCGAAAAGATTTTTCCCCCAGATTGACGAAAAAAGCCTGCATACACGGCAGGCTTAGTCCGAGCAGATTGATTTTCTCTGAATCGCTCATGGCATGACCCGAATCAGGCGGCGGATTTTTTAGTCACCGCGCGCAGATTTCTTCGGCTTTGAAAAAATAGGCAACCTCTCGTTCCGCTGACTTCGGAGAGTCTGACCCATGTACCGCATTGGCATCGATCGATTTGGCAAAGTCGGCCCGAATAGAGCCGGGTTTCGCTTCCGCCGGATTGGTGGCCCCCATAAGTTCCCTGTTCAGGGCCACGGCATTCTCACCCTCGAGAACCTGCACCATGACCGGACCCGATGTCATGAACTCTATCAGGTCACCGTAAAATGGCCGCTCCTTGTGTTCCGCATAGAAACCACCCGCTGACTCGTCGTCCAGCTGCAGCATCTTGGCGGCCACAATGTTCAACCCTGCCTTTTCAAAACGGCTGTAAATCTCGCCGATCACGTTTTTAGCCACCGCATCCGGTTTGATAATGGATAAGGTACGTTCAATCGCCATGCCTGTTCCTCAAAATTAAATCCAACAGATTGCAAAGAGGCCGCATTATACGGCCTCAGCGGGATGTTTTATATGCTTTTTTAGGCTTTGAGTGCGGGTTGAACCGGCATAAGAAGGCGCCAGCCACGCAGGCAGGTCAATCTGCCGCCTCCTCGATCCAGGCCGCCTGAATAGCCTCCAGAACCTTCTCCCCGCCACGATTGGGATCGTCATCGAACCCCTCCAGGGCGCAGATCCAATTATGTAAATCGACAAAATTTACATACCTGGGGTCGGTATCCGGATGATTGTCCGTCAGTTCAATGGCAAGGTCGTTGATATCGGTCCACTTCATGGCTGCGCCCTCCGGTTTCCGCGCGGGTATCAATGCGCTTCGGACACCATATTGATTGTGTATTTGGGGATTTCGATTACCAGGTCGTCGTCATCCACTCGCGCCTGGCAGCTGAGGCGGGACTCGGGCTCCAGCCCCCAGGCTTTGTCCAGGTAATCCTCCTCGTTCTCTGAAGCGTCCTCCAGGGAGTCAAACCCTGTTTTAACGATCACGTGACAAGTGGTGCAGGCACAGGATTTTTCGCAGGCATGCTCGATGGCAATACCATTACGCAGAGCTGCATCGAGGATAGTCTCCCCGCTGTCCGCCTCCACTGTTGCCCCATCGGGACAAATGACTTCGTGTGGCAAAAAAGTAATCTTGGGCATAGTTGTAAACCTGCTTCGCTAACAATTCCGGTGCTGTTGTCAGTGCTGTCTGTCAGTCTCGAACCACC is part of the Gammaproteobacteria bacterium genome and harbors:
- the pilW gene encoding type IV pilus biogenesis/stability protein PilW gives rise to the protein MHRSSSSLLGTGNICPISIKMAICVFTLALAGCVTTTTGGFNTDTSDEEALQDYIRLAVAYYDANDMAGARRHINNALEINNRSSEVYNILALVHQREGDLELADEVFQRAIRLDETNSQARNNYAAFLFGRQRYAEAYEQLEIVASDTNYEGRPIAFENLGRSALRMGATQEAERAFERALQLNSNLYVSTLELAQLRFNAGDYLSARSLFNQYLTVKDFYSIPHTARSLWIGIQVESHFQNSEAVDGYARLLTALYQDSPEYQLYQNFLHGN
- the rlmN gene encoding 23S rRNA (adenine(2503)-C(2))-methyltransferase RlmN produces the protein MSDSEKINLLGLSLPCMQAFFVNLGEKSFRATQMLRWIHQRGVTEFEQMTDISKALRVRLAGIAEIRPPVIANEYHSIDGCLKWIIEVASGSRVECVYIPEANRGTLCVSSQAGCSLDCSFCATGKQGFNSNLTVAEIVGQLWWANNKLGGFDDPTFRPVSNVVMMGMGEPLLNFDHVMDAVSLMMEDQAYGLSKRRVTISTSGVVPAIEKMQGITDASLAISLHAPNDELRSEIMPINRRYPIQQLLQASRNYMDSLPDRRVPVIEYTLIAGVNDHRAHARELAALLKDFPCKINLIPFNPFSLSDYRKPSANVVGNFRQILQEAGYTVTIRTTRADDIGAACGQLVGEVADQTRRSLRHQARNSGAHPVVESDGANPIRSAETVR
- the ndk gene encoding nucleoside-diphosphate kinase; this translates as MAIERTLSIIKPDAVAKNVIGEIYSRFEKAGLNIVAAKMLQLDDESAGGFYAEHKERPFYGDLIEFMTSGPVMVQVLEGENAVALNRELMGATNPAEAKPGSIRADFAKSIDANAVHGSDSPKSAEREVAYFFKAEEICAR
- the iscX gene encoding Fe-S cluster assembly protein IscX, which encodes MKWTDINDLAIELTDNHPDTDPRYVNFVDLHNWICALEGFDDDPNRGGEKVLEAIQAAWIEEAAD
- the fdx gene encoding ISC system 2Fe-2S type ferredoxin, which codes for MPKITFLPHEVICPDGATVEADSGETILDAALRNGIAIEHACEKSCACTTCHVIVKTGFDSLEDASENEEDYLDKAWGLEPESRLSCQARVDDDDLVIEIPKYTINMVSEAH